In Brachypodium distachyon strain Bd21 chromosome 5, Brachypodium_distachyon_v3.0, whole genome shotgun sequence, the genomic window CGACGGCCAGCTCGGCGCCGCAGAACGGGCAGGCGCAGCGCGACAGCCCGACCGGGACGCTCAGGAGCTCGCCGCAGGCGCCGCAGGGAAGCCTAGCCCCGCGCGCGTCTGCTACGCTGCGCGGAAGGGGAAGCGCCCTCCtccgcggaggcggcggcggcatgagCTCCGGCGGGAGCGACTGCGGCGTGGCGCAGTCAGGGCAGACGAACTCCGTCAGACCTCGCTCCACCTCCAGCGTCTCCCTGCACCCCACGCAGCGCACCTCCAAGACCTCCGCGAgatcctccgccggcgccgccctggCTAGCGGCGGCGCCATCGTCTTCGAGAGGAAGCTAGAGAAGGGGACTACGGGAGGAAGTTAGGGTGACCCCGGTAAGTGGGCCCCAGTCTCACAGGCGCTTTTTTTCTTTACCTGCTCCACGTAGAGCCGTTCGATAAGCTATCGTGAACATAGGTGGCCAACGGGCCGGGGCCAAGCCCGTCTAAAGATAAACGGGCTAGGCCCGGGCGTGGCCCGGTGAAGCCCACCAAAATATAGGTGCCGGGCCAGGCCTGCCTGAAAAGTCCTCCTCCAGGTCCAGGCGTGGCACCGAGtctggccgggccggcccaggCCCGTTAAAGCTCAGCGGGGCCTGAGAAAAGCCTATGTTGCATAAGGCCTaactaaagaaaaaaagaaagaagagttGAAAATGGGTCAAAATTGAAAAGATAATGGGCCAAAATGTTGGGCTGGGCTAGATTTTTAGGAATTGTGGCCAAATATACTGAAAAAATCGTGCCGTGCTGGGCCGGCCTGGATGCCTGAGGTTGAGGCCCAAGCTATGCCTCGGGCCGGACCGGCCCGATTAATTCCGTGTCGGGCCAGGCGTAGTTGGGCTAAGCCTGTTGGGCTTTGGGGCCTGGCCGGAAAGCACGGCACctgccagtttttttttaagaaaccaTATATTACATTAGACAATCCATTTACAGATATTACATATATAGTCACGACACAAGACAAACATGCTTGTCAAGCAACTTTGCACAAAATACCCCACAAGAAGTACAAATAAAATTCTACTCTTGGAAAAACTTGTGCCTCGTCGAACCGTCATCCACCCACGTCATCCAACGCCACCATGGTAGCACCGAAAAAAGGGGCGAACAATCTCCATACCAAGATTTGGGAGAGCACCTTCGCATACAAGGATGCTTTCCGACCCAATGAACCGGACCGTCGCAAGCAACGAGACCGAAACTTTGTGGCACGTCGGCCGGGGATCTTTCCCGTGGTCACCAGAACTCGACACCGTCACCTTCATCCAACACAGCCGAAGAAGAggaacgccgccgcctgccatCATCCACACATCCAATTGCAAGACAGCAAACACAACTACAACAACTAACATGATCGCTACCCGCAAAAGTGCCGACTGCTAACCACGAGACACGAATCTCGCCGGATCCAAAGATCGGCAAGACAACCAGGCCGCCTGCCCCTCAACGCCACCCGTTGGAGCGACGTCAAGATGGAGGAAGAGCGGAGGCAAATTATTccgacgcgccgccgtctcctccataGAAGCAACGCCTCAAGAAATACTATGCCAACCTAACTACAGACCAGAGCACCGGGGTCCCACCCCCTCCCGTCGCCTGAAGCGGCACACGGAGGAGGCAGGGACCGACGGCTTGACGTTGTAGTCCGGGCAGACGAGATCGCCCCCTAAGATCCCTTTCCTCGCTGGGAACGGTTCCTGGAAGCGAACCGGCGCCTGCCAGTTGGGGCTGTTCTCGCTGAAACTCGATCCGAGCGGATCCGAGCGTTTGGTCAAGAACGGGTTGACGCGTGGCTCTTCAGTATCGCACGGGAACAGAAAGCTAAATGAGGGTGCACAAACAATAGCCGATTTGTGTGTGGTAGATGACAAGTCATAGTAATCGACGGCCAGCGACACATTCGGGGAAAGTATGCATCAACACCACCAGAATTATTGGGATTTCAAAATCTGAAAACTGCACGGATTAGCAACATGGTCAATTTTTCCCGGGCACTTTTTAGCGTTTACTCGTTGTGTTTAGTGTTACTCGTTCAgggaccttttcttttttctacgGAACAAAATGGCTACGCATAGTATAGCTCTGGCTGTAACTTCTGAACCCAAGATGCCTGATCAAAGCCGTTGCTGTTCGTGATGATCTGCTAGTTATTTACGCCAAGGAGGCTTTCGTTGGCCATATTTCATCACAATGGCTTCTTTACTCTTGGAACCAGCTCGTCTGCCACTCCCGCTGCCCTGTCGCCACCCCTCCGCACAAGAACGGGGACGTGAATTGAGCAGCAGACACTGCATTTTTAAATGAGGTATGGCAATGATTGTCCTCTTGATAATGATTTTACCCCCTAAACTCATGTGTTGCTCAAAAAGTTCTTGGAGTTGGTACTTGGTAGTCACTCATTCATGTTTGCAGTGGAGTATCAGCGAAGATCGTCCATTAGATTAATTATAAAACTGAAACTAGTAGACGGATCATATTTGTTTCAGGGTATCATACAAGAACTTGAACACTGGCGAAGATGACAAACAAAGGATTCTGACATATCGCACGTGCAGTACAAAGCCCAGATTGAAGCAGAAACGATGGCAAGTGGCTTAGATTAGGTTTGGAGGTTTTCAACTAATTGACCAGTCACGGTAAATGATGGCAACTGAGAGTCTTTAGGATCAATCACAttgccagcagcagcaggacctGCCAACGCCACGAGAACAGTTTCAGGAGTTAATTTTACGTACAGAGTTTTTTCCCTGTTTAGAAATGTTTGAAGCAATTCAACAATTCCTTACCTGGATCGATCACTGATGTGGTCTGAGAATTTCTCGGAGGATCTGTCACCTTGCCACACATAGTCTGCGAGACTGTAGCAACAGAAGCACGTGCAACGAAATTAGTCAAAATGCCCTAATACTCGTAAACTAGGGGAGCAAATTAAAAAGCAACAGCAATGAAATTGAGAGGAGCGAGGGCAAATTATgcacgtcagttaatttggttaatttgggacggagggattaCTTTTACCTTCCTTGGCAGTATACTGAAGCGGACACCCATGACAGAGCTCCGGGAATTTACTGGCTTCAAAACATTCCTCTGAATATCACAAGTTCATCATCAAAGTTAATTAAGGGCAACAATGGATGCATAAATGGACTGGAATCAGGGGAGAGAGACTAGACTAGAGCCATACCAAGAAGATCCGCCACCCAGCCAAACACCTTAGCGTCAGATTCTGCAATGAGGCCATCATATTATGAACACTAGCACGGTACATGTAAAGTTTCTTACTGACAAGGCAGTTTTATCAACGAACTAAGGAAAAtaggatatatatatataccattaaatgacaacaccgTGTTTTGGCTGCTGCATTGACTTGAAGGCAAGCTGCAAAAGCAAGAAACAATGAGTACACGCGAATGAAGGAAAAGGAATTGGAACAGCAGGCAGGGCAGAATTGAGTATTGAAGGATGATTAGAttgcctcctcctcttgtCAAGATAGAGCTTGGCAATAGCAGACGCTTCTGGCTAGCGGGCTCGTTTCTTCAGGTGACGTGCACGACGGAATGGAGCAAAGCTTATTTGGACAATCATGGAGAGATAATTAGCATGTGGAGCACACAGGATGATGCACGATGGGCAGTACGTTCTGTGGCCCCATGGGGCCGTCCGGCAACAACAGCCGTTCTTTCAGCTGTGGAGTATCATTCACCAAGTCCCGGACGATCGCCGCTGATTTGGACCGCACGCGTCCCCAGTCCAGAGAGTCCCTACACAAGATTTTAGATTTAGTTTAACAACCAGAAGAAACACTAACAAGGGGAAACAGCACATTAGTCTTTAGATATGAACTTGTAATAGAACAACTGAACAAGTACTCTAGATACTAGTCTGATATGTGTACGCATCTgatgatctgatctgatcCAACCTGACTCGCTGCGAGTAGAGCAGGGTGCAGAGGATGGAGTGGAGCCTGGCGGTGACGGGCTGCGTGGATTTCTCGCTGCGGAGGCAGGGGATTAGCTTGGCTGCCAGAGCGGCGCCCTCCTTGGCGCCGGAGACGATCTGGTAGACGGTGAAGTCGATCCGGAGGAAGTAGTAGAGGACGCGGGCCTCGACGCTCTGcggaggggaggaagaggagcgaTCCACCCACAGGAACCTGGGGCTGACGTACCGCAGGGCCTCGGCCCAGCGGCCCCGCGACACCAGGTGCTCCAGTTGCTCCGCGCTGAAGAAGTCGACCGTCTGGTGGAGCATCCTGCGGCATTTTGCGACGGAGATCAGGAAATTAACACGCGAGGTCGTTTGCAAGCATTGGTGGGGAAGACAGAAATTAAAGGCGTGTGTGGCGTCTGGCGTGCGTACGGCTGGGAGGATTTGACTCGCGCTTGGGAGGATCCTGCGATTCGTCTCGCGCTTTTGGGAGGATTCGAGGATTTTTACTAGCGCTTGGGAAGGGATGACGTCTCGACCTGCCCGTTTtgtctccctctccctctgtGTGTCCCTCTCGAAATGCGTGTTTTACAGAACTTGGGCTGATTTGATTGCTTGAACAGCTTGTCGTGAAAAATGCAACGGTGCAAACAATAGTATATTTTGAACAGTTGGTTTcaaaattctttttttctagGAAGTTGGTTTCAAAATTCCGAATTCACGCAACTTTACTGGGAGTAACGTGCAAACAACAAAAGTACCGGAACTAGCCAACCGTAGGACAAGCTTGATTGGCCAATGCCCAATGCTATATGTACTTTTTTGAGAGTGAGagaattgttttttttgcaaagagAGTGAGAGAAATTTGTCGACGCTATAGAAAAACTAGCCCAAGCGAGTTTGGGCTGCAAATTAGTGGGCCGAAAATTGAAATATGTTGTGTGGGCCACACGCAATAGGCGCCGGTTACCGGTGCCGTTTTACGCTAGGAGATTCTGAACCTAGCGAAAGCTCGTTTTGCGGGTCAAACTGATGTCAATGAGTGGATTGAGGTTTGTTAACGGTTTCCGTACAACAAAAACTAGCGTggttccctaaaaaaaaccagTGAAGGCTTTTTTTCTAGAAATCtatatcaatatattaaattggagttggtggtgatggtatgGTCGCCAccgtaggttaacttcgttaaaattacaaccaatatgccattgtccgttatttttttttcctccagtttttttcacgatttctcctactccgtcttgcaaccgacgccaccacatccgcatgccgacctcgacgacaccatgagttgcctacacataaaataaaaataaatagtttgtgattttgttgacccatagcaacgcgcgggcacacctgTTAGTGTCAATAAAATTTGAGCGAGTCTATGCATAGTTTCGTTTAATAAAAACATCTTGGTACCCTatgtgaaaaaataaatttagtaCCTTGAATATTGCTTTTTAAGCACTGACTAGTCCTTTTTCAGTTCCGCTAAAATGTACACAAGTTTATTTCACTCAAAATGATTTCCGGGCGGAGCGAGTACCTATTTTTGGCATGTACGTCTAGGTGTTCTTCAGATTTCACTATTCACCCCTCCGGACAGCCACTTCGTTGCACACTTACACTCCTTGCACACCCAGTGAACCATTTTGGGTTTGGAGTCTTTGGACCAAGGTTTATTTACTACAGTTGAAGTTCGGATCATGTACGTTTGATGTAGCCCTTTGCACTAAAAGAGGTCTGATACGATATTAAACTTTGCACtaggttttgaattttttatgCATGTGGTTCACGAGAAAACGATATGGTTTGCACTTCACACCATGAGACATAGTATAACTTGGAAGTGTGTTGAGATCCCCGTACATGAAATATAACATACTTCCTCTTTCATAAATACtcgtcgctgttttagtgaaacgaagggagtacatatTGTTGAAAAGTGGGTCGAGATCACTCATGACATACCAGCGTCTCGCTCTCGCCTAACATATGCGGTCAGTACAATCAAACGGGTGAACTGGTGATGCCAATTGGCAGCCATTACATAAACGCCAAAAGCATAAGGCTGTAGAAGAATAtataaagaaaataaacaagaaTGTGACAGGGATTACAGAGGGGTCGGGAGAGATGGAAGAGTCACGCCGCGAGTTGGTCGGTGATTGCCTGATGAGTACTGTACATGTACGTATACGTAGATACACTTTCGGAAACTTGCGATAAATAAGTCCGGGCAGGGCAGTAGCGTGGTGCGTGGATGTTGAATTTGAACTGCTTTGGCCCATTACACGGGTGTGAGCACTGATCGCTGAGACGCTGACTAGCTCAGGCACCACCAAGCTCGCGCCGCTGCTAGCAAGTTCGATCTTCGCAAAGCCTTCTCGAaccgccatggacgccgccgggTCCTCGCAGCAGCCACCGCTGCGCATCGTGATCGTGCCGTGGCTGGCGTTCGGCCACCTGCTCCCGTACCTGGAGCTCGCGGAGCGCCTGGCCACGCGCGGCCACCGCGTGTCCTACGTCTCCACGCCGCGGAACCTCgcgcgcctgccgccgccgcgccccgccgcGTCCCCGCGCGTCGACCTCGTCGCGCTCCCGTTCCCGCGCGTCGAGGGGCTCCCCGACGGCGCCGAGTCCACCAACGACGCCCCCGACGACGACACGCGGGAGCTCCACTGGAAGGCCTTCGACGGGCTCGCCGCCCCCTTCGAGACGTTCCTTGCCGCCGCGTGCGCCCGCGACGACACCAGGCCTCACTGGGTCCTCGCCGACTGCTTCCATCActgggccgccgcctccgccctcgTGCACAAGGTTCGATCGGCATGATCATCCAGCAAATTAATCCCGAATTGATGATTGCACGAATGCACGTGCATGCGCTAGCTTTGGTTCCATTATGTTCCATTTTCCATCCGTATCTGAAATCTAGTTGGGCTGATTCATGTCAGGTGCCGTGCGCGATGTTTCTTGCTAGCGCTGCTATGATCGCTGCCTCTCCCGTGCCCCCTAGGCGGCAGTCGGTGGTGCACGCCGAGCCGGCTGTCTCTGTAGTTGAACTTGAACAGCCGGCTGCGGCCACCATGCCCCGTTACGAGCACGACGCGGTGGCGCCGTGCTTCGACGGCCATGGCGCGTCGGGCATGTCCATCGTGGAGCGCTACACCTTGACACGAGAGAGGTGCGCGCTCGGGGCCATCCGGAGTTGCGTCGAGTGGGAGCCCGAGTGCTTCCCGCTGGTGCCGGCGCGCGTCGGCATGCCGGTCGTGCCCCTCGGCCttctgccgccgtcgcccgacggaggccgccgcgcccccaaCGGAGAGGAGCACGCCACGGTGCGCTGGCTGGACGCGCAGCCGCCCAGCTCGGTGGTGTACGTCGCGCTGGGGAGCGAGGTGCCGCTGCCCGTGGAGCAGGTGCACGAGCTGGCTCTCGGGCTAGAGCTCGCCGGGACACGCTTCCTCTGGGCTCTGAGGAAGCCCAGCGGCGTCCCCGACGAGGACATGCTTCCTCCCGGTTTCCAAGAGCGCACCAACGGCCATGGACTGGTGACCATGGGGTGGGTTCCTCAGATGAGCATACTGGCGCACGGCTCCGTGGGTGCGTTCTTGACGCACTGCGGGCGGAACTCGCTTATCGAAGGTCTTCTGTTTGGGCGCCCTCTGATCATGCTGCCCATCTTCGGGGACCAAGGGCCGAATGCGCGCCTCATGGAAGGAAGGAATGTAGGATCGCTGGTGGCAAGGGATGAGAATGATGGGTCATTTGACCGCCATGGTGTCGCGAGTGCAGTCCGGAGTGTGATGCTAGATGAAGAAGCCAGACGGGGATTCGTAGCAAATGCCCTGAAGATACAGAAGATTGTGGCCGATAAGGAACTCCATGAGAAGTATGTCGACGAATTTGTACAACACCTTAGATCTTACGCCACTCCTACCGAAGGCATTTTCGCTACTGTTTCCCAACGTCCAACTGAGACGGACTTCGTGAGTAAGGAATAATCATGTGCATCAATAAGGAATGAGTCTGCCTAGGGATCAGGCGTCCGAGATCGATTTCCGGTTACTCTTTCTCTTGGAGTTGTGTCTTTGTGTAATTTACTCGGAAAAGATAGATCAGTTTCACAAAGAAACACCCTTCCAGTTCCAGGTCAGGCTCATCCTTGCCCGAATCATCAACTTTGAAAAGGTCAAAATTGTGTATGAACGTTTGACCAACAAGATTAATGGTAAAGTTTGTGTATGTATGGGTTTTCTGTTactcatgtttttcttttggtaaGAATCCCTTGGGAGGGAGTTCCTAGTTTCTGTTAAACTCCATCGTTTGAATGTGCATCCTTATGCAATTTACACTCTTTTTCCAAAAGAAATTGCTATTTCTTATTTTGAAGTGAAGAGAATTTGCATTTCTAGGTCAAAGTTGTATGTGTTTCTCACTCTATCTCCATGTCTCATGTCTCGGTCACTTTTTTTGTTAGTATATGGATCATGACATGGATAAACCAATCTGTAATTATTTTTGAACTTGAGTGTGATTCTATTTTCTGTTATGTGTAATTACTTCTGAATTTCAGTCCATTTATAAAAAACATTTGGCCCTTTACTTTTATTCGTTTGCATATATTTCTTGATACAATTCCTTTTTCTTGATACAATTCCATTCTGTACAGCCGAACTGCATGGTCggatttttgttcttctttgttttttgacCTATGTGGTCTTTCTGTAGCACAAGTTTCTACCCCTTAATGCAATAGCAGAGCCCCTGCTAatttactttaaaaaaaagttgatgcTTGCACAAGCACAGTAGCTAGCCATTATTGTGCATATTTGGAATTTAGCAACAACACCATTGGAGTGTATCCGTGCGTGAGCATATTTATACATGCCAaacttctactccctccgttccgaatTAACTATCGTAGATCtgtataagaatttatacaGATCCACGTGTTAATTTatgatggagggagtatataattaGTGCAGCTACAAATAATTGTTGCACATGCATGATATTAAAAGGTCCTAGGTCTCTAGTGGAAGCCGGCCATGGGCgttttcaaaatataaatgGTCCTAGTCATCAGCAAAAACAATAGGATGGTGGCTGACATGGGCGGATCATGGGCAGATTCATGTTACGCAACTTGCAGATATAAATCAAGCCCGGGAGGTGGCGTAGATGGTTTTGAGTAAACGCACTGATACGGATTAACTAATCTTAGCTCCCAATCTCCCACACAGTCTGTCCCAGTCAGCAGTGTGAGCACCGAGCGTCACCCAAGCTGCCGGTTCTTCTCGACACCCGGGCGCCACGCAAGGTAAGTCAACAGCTCCTGAATCCTGATCCAAATCAGTTCCCGTTCAccatggacgccgccgggTCCTCGTCATCCTCGCC contains:
- the LOC100830171 gene encoding UDP-glycosyltransferase 91C1, which translates into the protein MDAAGSSQQPPLRIVIVPWLAFGHLLPYLELAERLATRGHRVSYVSTPRNLARLPPPRPAASPRVDLVALPFPRVEGLPDGAESTNDAPDDDTRELHWKAFDGLAAPFETFLAAACARDDTRPHWVLADCFHHWAAASALVHKVPCAMFLASAAMIAASPVPPRRQSVVHAEPAVSVVELEQPAAATMPRYEHDAVAPCFDGHGASGMSIVERYTLTRERCALGAIRSCVEWEPECFPLVPARVGMPVVPLGLLPPSPDGGRRAPNGEEHATVRWLDAQPPSSVVYVALGSEVPLPVEQVHELALGLELAGTRFLWALRKPSGVPDEDMLPPGFQERTNGHGLVTMGWVPQMSILAHGSVGAFLTHCGRNSLIEGLLFGRPLIMLPIFGDQGPNARLMEGRNVGSLVARDENDGSFDRHGVASAVRSVMLDEEARRGFVANALKIQKIVADKELHEKYVDEFVQHLRSYATPTEGIFATVSQRPTETDFVSKE